A single Cucumis melo cultivar AY chromosome 4, USDA_Cmelo_AY_1.0, whole genome shotgun sequence DNA region contains:
- the LOC103486974 gene encoding phosphatidylinositol 3,4,5-trisphosphate 3-phosphatase and protein-tyrosine-phosphatase PTEN1, giving the protein MGIKLSKPNQGKVENLSLQHHLINYLSKSFYIRNLVSKQRRRMLVAGYDLDMSYITDHVLAMSFPAERMRAMYRNPLWQVKSVLDMRHQGHYKIYNLCIEESYDPSHFHGRVESFPFDDNHVPHLQMIKIFCENVSSWLSSHPKNIAVIHCMAGKGRTGLMVCAYLVYCGMSVEDALQLYAQRRTTNNEGVSIPSQRRYVGYWSKCLSFPKGVHNGPPEVKLPKPCRRELQRIRLYDTVNTESIFFVVSELQEVPSQLYRPSMELTRKCCRQFKRGYERSNSPRYFLSFVEGENEGNKSEVEPHLIVQMDTECSALYNKTCLDYNFEKPLPLTGDVRIIFYAKMFGGRLFYACFNTAFIKNSLLQLRLQDLDKVGKKGRSLCGPSFCLELVFGPANAKHSFSTSSDDDDPQNDLS; this is encoded by the exons ATGGGGATTAAATTATCAAAGCCGAATCAGGGGAAGGTGGAAAACCTTAGTCTGCAGCACCACCTGATCAATTATCTCTCGAAAAGCTTTTACATCCGTAACTTGGTATCCAAGCAAAGGAGGCGCATGCTTGTTGCTGGATATGATCTTGACATGTCATACATCACTGATCATGTATTGGCAATGTCATTTCCTGCAGAACGGATGCGTGCAATGTATCGTAATCCCCTATGGCAGGTTAAGTCTGTATTGGACATGAGGCATCAAGGACATTACAAG ATCTATAATCTCTGCATTGAAGAATCATATGATCCATCACATTTTCATGGGCGCGTGGAGTCATTTCCTTTTGACGATAATCATGTTCCACATCTGCAGATGATCAAAATCTTCTGTGAAAATGTCTCTTCATGGCTATCATCCCACCCAAAGAATATTGCGGTTATACATTGCATG GCTGGAAAAGGTCGAACAGGATTGATGGTATGTGCCTATTTGGTTTACTGTGGCATGTCAGTGGAGGATGCCCTTCAGCTGTATGCTCAGAGGCGGACAACCAATAACGAAGGA GTATCAATTCCAAGCCAACGACGATACGTCGGCTACTGGTCAAAGTGCCTTTCCTTTCCCAAGGGAGTTCATAATGGACCTCCCGAGGTGAAGTTGCCCAAACCATGTAGGAGGGAATTGCAAAGAATTCGACTTTATGACACAGTTAACACTGAATCAATTTTCTTTGTTGTCTCAGAATTGCAGGAG GTTCCTTCTCAGCTATACCGTCCATCTATGGAACTTACCAGGAAATGTTGCAGACAATTTAAGAGAGGATATGAAAGAAGTAATAGTCCTCGTTATTTTCTATCTTTTGTTGAAGGcgaaaatgaagggaacaagtCCGAAGTAGAGCCTCATCTTATTGTTCAAATGGATACCGAGTGTTCCGCACTATACAACAAAACCTGCCTTGATTACAATTTTGAGAAGCCTCTACCG CTAACTGGAGACGTGCGCATCATATTCTACGCAAAGATGTTTGGAGGTCGTCTCTTCTATGCATGCTTCAACACAGCTTTCATTAAAAACAGCTTGCTACAG CTAAGGTTGCAGGATTTGGACAAAGTTGGGAAAAAGGGAAGGTCACTTTGTGGTCCTTCCTTCTGCTTGGAGTTGGTATTTGGTCCTGCCAATGCAAAACACTCGTTTTCGACATCATCCGATGACGATGATCCTCAAAATGATTTGTCTTAA
- the LOC103486972 gene encoding uncharacterized protein LOC103486972, whose amino-acid sequence MDPKHTVEILKHLEKQDEFLMDAYRSMSHELHKLQVEEEMLMRKFYEIMSAHGLVKKNEDDRNSSGSARNGDNNNIE is encoded by the exons ATGGACCCCAAGCACACGGTAGAAATTTTGAA GCATTTGGAGAAGCAGGATGAGTTTCTTATGGATGCTTATAGATCAATGTCCCATGAACTACATAAACTTCag GTCGAAGAAGAAATGCTGATGCGCAAGTTTTATGAAATAATGTCAGCTCATGGTCTAGTAAAGAAG AATGAAGATGATCGTAATAGTTCTGGCAGCGCAAGGAATGGCGATAACAACAACATCGAATAA